The following proteins are encoded in a genomic region of candidate division WOR-3 bacterium:
- a CDS encoding ABC transporter permease produces MKKRRLFAVVKKEFCQIKRDKSLFPIVILAPIIQLFLFGYAVSLDIKEVPIVLLKEGNDRSSEEAILSLISSGYFIIKENVSSIKEFEKSILCGRTKAGVILRKGEINIVIDGSDSNTAALIEGYFEKVFGKKELFSLGLIVPQGKVLFNPNLKTVNFMVPGVTALVLMIITMVLSSGILVKEKERGTIEHIFVTPVSSGEVILGKLLPFMIIGFLDLFLVVSVGVFIFKVPFKGSVSFLIFATFPFILTMLSIGILVSITSKTQQQAIMTTFMIMLPNLILSGFMFPIDNMPLLMQKLTYLIPVRYYLTILRSIFLKGAGLRILLKEVIILFLFGFSFLFLSIRTFKKKLS; encoded by the coding sequence TTGAAGAAGAGACGTCTCTTCGCCGTGGTAAAAAAAGAATTTTGTCAAATAAAAAGAGATAAAAGCCTATTCCCGATTGTAATTCTTGCTCCAATAATTCAACTTTTTCTCTTTGGATATGCAGTGAGTCTTGATATAAAAGAAGTTCCTATTGTTCTTTTAAAAGAAGGAAATGATAGGAGCTCTGAAGAAGCTATACTTTCTCTTATATCAAGTGGTTATTTTATAATAAAAGAAAATGTTTCTTCTATAAAAGAATTTGAAAAATCAATTTTATGTGGAAGAACAAAAGCAGGAGTTATATTGAGAAAGGGGGAAATAAATATTGTGATTGATGGTTCTGATAGTAACACTGCTGCCCTAATTGAAGGATATTTTGAAAAAGTTTTTGGAAAAAAGGAGCTCTTTTCTCTGGGATTAATTGTTCCACAAGGAAAAGTGCTTTTTAATCCAAATCTAAAGACAGTTAATTTTATGGTCCCAGGGGTCACTGCACTTGTTTTAATGATAATTACAATGGTGCTCTCTTCAGGGATTCTTGTTAAAGAGAAAGAAAGAGGAACCATTGAGCATATCTTTGTAACACCTGTTTCTTCTGGGGAGGTAATTCTTGGAAAACTCTTACCTTTTATGATCATAGGTTTTTTAGATCTTTTTCTTGTGGTTTCGGTAGGAGTATTTATTTTTAAAGTGCCTTTTAAGGGAAGCGTTAGCTTTTTAATCTTTGCCACATTTCCTTTTATCCTTACTATGCTTTCCATAGGGATTCTTGTATCTATAACTTCTAAGACTCAGCAACAGGCTATTATGACAACCTTTATGATAATGCTCCCAAACCTTATATTGAGTGGATTTATGTTCCCTATAGATAATATGCCATTGTTAATGCAGAAATTGACTTACTTAATTCCTGTTAGGTATTACTTAACGATACTTAGGAGTATCTTTCTAAAAGGAGCTGGTTTAAGAATTTTGTTGAAAGAGGTCATTATTCTATTTCTATTTGGTTTTTCATTTTTGTTTTTGAGTATAAGAACTTTTAAGAAAAAACTTTCTTAA
- a CDS encoding HAD-IB family phosphatase: MDKLRTHKLKRKQKRYLFVCDFDKTLSFDDSGVILSEKIGIDEEKFEKKLIEMRERNIVQLGGELAQLITTDPDYKGKVTKNLFEEVGREVRLKKNVAELMEILNNGIDDNRFICYVVSACPAEIIITALREILPPEHIFGTTFVYDAEGKVIEIERTGAGHGKVAIVDYLREINKIPRDRIIYVGDGSSDLHVMLHVNAYGGYPIAVSSSPYLGHISKRTVLSDSALSILTPILEDILGYKEAQIKKFFIEIGHTISEWSKVKTDWIVLED, encoded by the coding sequence ATGGATAAATTAAGAACTCATAAACTAAAGAGAAAACAGAAGAGGTATTTGTTCGTTTGTGATTTTGATAAGACCTTAAGTTTTGATGACTCTGGGGTCATTTTAAGTGAAAAGATTGGGATTGACGAAGAGAAATTTGAGAAAAAACTCATAGAGATGAGGGAAAGAAATATTGTCCAATTAGGTGGAGAACTTGCTCAGCTTATTACAACAGATCCTGATTACAAAGGGAAAGTTACAAAAAATCTCTTTGAAGAAGTTGGGAGAGAAGTAAGACTTAAAAAGAATGTAGCTGAGTTAATGGAGATTTTAAATAACGGAATTGATGATAATAGATTTATCTGTTATGTTGTTTCTGCTTGTCCGGCTGAAATCATAATAACTGCTTTAAGAGAAATTCTTCCCCCTGAACACATCTTTGGGACTACTTTTGTGTATGATGCCGAAGGAAAAGTTATAGAAATAGAGAGAACCGGAGCAGGTCACGGAAAAGTTGCGATTGTAGACTACTTAAGAGAGATTAATAAAATTCCGAGAGATAGGATAATTTATGTGGGAGATGGTTCTTCTGATTTGCACGTTATGTTACATGTGAATGCTTATGGAGGTTATCCTATAGCTGTATCCTCTTCTCCATATTTAGGACATATTTCTAAAAGAACCGTTCTTTCAGATAGTGCTTTGAGTATTTTAACACCAATTTTGGAGGATATTTTAGGATATAAAGAAGCTCAAATAAAAAAATTTTTTATTGAAATTGGTCATACGATTTCCGAATGGAGTAAGGTGAAAACTGATTGGATAGTTCTTGAAGATTGA